In the genome of Segatella copri, one region contains:
- a CDS encoding isoprenyl transferase has translation MNNLDMNRIPEHIAIIMDGNGRWATERGKDRSYGHQAGVDAVRCITSECTRLGVKYLTLYTFSTENWNRPADEISALMGLVLTSLEDEIFMKNNVRFRVIGDMKRLPQAVQDKLQETMDHTAKNDAMTMVVALSYSSRWEIMKAMKETVKEAMEKGASYEEVEKMLTEENFEQHLETNFMPDPDLLIRTGGELRISNYLLWQIAYSELYFCDTYWPDFNEECLHKAIESFQTRQRRYGKTEAQVEAEEESK, from the coding sequence ATGAACAACTTGGATATGAACAGAATTCCTGAGCACATCGCCATCATCATGGATGGCAATGGACGCTGGGCTACTGAAAGAGGTAAGGACCGCAGCTACGGCCATCAGGCTGGAGTTGACGCAGTGCGTTGCATCACATCAGAGTGTACTCGCCTCGGCGTGAAGTATCTCACCCTCTATACCTTCTCTACAGAGAACTGGAATCGTCCTGCCGACGAAATCTCGGCTCTGATGGGATTGGTGCTCACTTCACTGGAGGATGAAATCTTCATGAAGAACAACGTGCGTTTCCGTGTAATCGGCGATATGAAGCGTCTGCCACAGGCTGTGCAGGATAAGTTGCAGGAAACCATGGACCATACCGCCAAGAACGACGCCATGACCATGGTGGTGGCACTGAGCTACAGCTCACGCTGGGAAATCATGAAGGCGATGAAGGAAACCGTGAAGGAAGCCATGGAGAAGGGCGCCAGCTATGAAGAAGTGGAGAAGATGCTGACCGAGGAGAACTTCGAGCAGCACCTGGAGACCAACTTCATGCCAGACCCAGACCTGCTGATCCGTACGGGCGGTGAGTTGCGCATCAGCAACTATCTGCTTTGGCAGATTGCCTATTCGGAACTTTACTTCTGTGACACATATTGGCCAGACTTCAACGAGGAGTGTCTGCACAAGGCTATAGAGAGCTTCCAGACCCGCCAGCGCCGCTACGGAAAGACCGAGGCACAGGTAGAGGCAGAGGAGGAAAGCAAGTAA